One Lutzomyia longipalpis isolate SR_M1_2022 chromosome 4, ASM2433408v1 DNA segment encodes these proteins:
- the LOC129796042 gene encoding collagen alpha-1(III) chain-like isoform X1 produces MDKFRTLSTIVTLLFIGTVLAKDKDNNEVIVSIDNNEKTQYHTANFDTSSYNYGYEVGPNGQFHHEIRGPDGVTYGCYGYIDPESHLRATHYVADENGYRVIEPENPVEIFPPGNGKKGITVEWKNLYLPKGCGMHEGGFAIGSVLKRLDTGGFQVVQPGEPHPGHTVDRPGVKGSAINRPLVLLENGDITVAGPGFKGIGYGRPGRPGTPGTPGTPGTPGGPGSEGGLIYGGTGGAGGTGGYGGAAGSGGTGGTGGTGGYGGGYGAGGFGGTGGSGGTGGYGGSGGTGGTGGTGGYGGGSGNYPSGYPGPPGTGGTGGTGGSGGTGGTPGKPGKPGHPGHPGTPGAGGYWQDGHWIADNSGQYHHMGGPNGPNGPGYVHVTGPMGGYGGNGGSGGTGGTGGTGGVGGIGPGGPNGPNGPNGPTGPTGPVGPSGPPGPPGTGGSGGTGGSGGSGGYGYGGEEPLTPQDTSPEPTGPEPSPEHINGPHGGDFSQEQDKECFYPGHGHGHGTPGRPGTPGTPGTPGKPGTPGQGAHFPAPPPPHPPRPGKPGTPGTPGTPGKPGAPGHPAHPVHPPPHKPHPPPKPAHPPHNGRPGTPGTPGTPGLPGTPGGFVQMYPGQDGTPGTPGTPGTPGQPGFGGSGGGFIQGYPGQDGKPGTPGTPGTPGQPGFGGSGGGFIQAYPGQDGKPGTPGTPGTPGQPGFGGSGGGFIQTYPGQDGLPGTPGTPGTPGQPGFAGAGGGFVQVYPGQDGTPGTPGKPGTPGTPGTPGLAGGGFIQAYPPQNGSPGTPGTPGTPGTPGGPGEFVQFIPGSPGSPGTPGTPGTPGTDGLPGYFQQDFYAEGAMGVQPPRPIQNPNLNVAVSQIPIFIVPFPLAMGSINAGACPCYFMNGANSTNNLGQLFGGGGANLQGQQLYGYVGLVPLLFFPSCNNTQNPENIGNLFSQAYTVPYQCNQCSQQRQRRSLEIADDVTTLDSFKQVLELANIDPRTSTIVVKSPKRRSLQRYRHPEDLDV; encoded by the exons atggacaAGTTTAGGACATTGAGTACAATC GTGACCCTCCTATTTATTGGCACAGTGTTGGCCAAAGATAAGGATAACAACGAGGTCATCGTTTCAATTGACAACAACGAGAAGACACAGTACCATACGGCAAATTTCGACACAAGTTCCTACAACTATGGCTACGAAGTTGGACCCAATGGGCAGTTCCATCATGAAATTCGCGGGCCAGATGGTGTTACATACGGCTGCTATGGGTACATTGATCCTGAAAGTCATCTCCGGGCAACACACTACGTTGCCGATGAGAATGGATACCGTGTGATTGAGCCAGAAAATCCCGTAGAGATTTTCCCGCCAGGAAATGGGAAAAAGGGCATTACAGTTGAATGGAAGAATCTTTACCTTCCAAAAGGCTGTGGTATGCATGAAGGTGGTTTTGCCATTGGATCAGTACTGAAGAGACTAGACACCGGAGGATTTCAAGTG gtacAACCAGGTGAGCCTCATCCTGGTCACACAGTCGACCGTCCTGGGGTAAAGGGTTCAGCTATCAATCGACCACTTGTGCTTCTTGAGAATGGCGATATAACCGTGGCTGGTCCAGGGTTTAAGGGTATTGGGTATGGTAGACCAGGTCGTCCTGGAACTCCTGGCACTCCTGGAACGCCTGGAACACCCGGAGGTCCCGGATCTGAAGGTGGACTCATCTACGGTGGTACAGGAGGTGCTGGTGGTACAGGAGGATACGGAGGGGCAGCAGGAAGTGGTGGTACAGGCGGTACAGGAGGTACTGGCGGATACGGTGGTGGATATGGAGCTGGAGGTTTCGGTGGTACTGGAGGATCAGGCGGTACTGGTGGCTATGGAGGAAGCGGTGGAACCGGAGGCACAGGCGGAACTGGTGGATACGGTGGTGGCTCAGGAAATTATCCATCAG gttATCCCGGACCACCAGGAACAGGAGGAACCGGCGGTACAGGCGGTAGTGGAGGTACTGGTGGTACACCTGGCAAACCAGGAAAACCAGGCCATCCTGGACATCCCGGAACACCCGGTGCTGGTGGCTACTGGCAAGATGGCCATTGGATTGCCGACAATTCAGGTCAATATCACCATATGGGAGGACCCAATGGACCAAATGGGCCTGGATATGTGCACGTAACAGGTCCAATGGGTGGTTATGGCGGCAATGGAGGTAGCGGTGGAACAGGAGGTACCGGCGGAACCGGTGGCGTTGGTGGAATAGGTCCAGGTGGACCTAATGGACCTAATGGTCCCAATGGCCCTACTGGTCCAACTGGACCTGTTGGTCCTTCAGGACCACCTGGCCCACCTGGAACAGGAGGAAGCGGTGGTACTGGCGGATCAGGGGGTAGTGGCGGTTACGGTTACGGAGGAG aagaACCACTCACACCACAAGACACTTCACCAGAACCAACTGGCCCTGAGCCAAGCCCTGAGCACATCAATGGTCCTCATGGAGGTGATTTTAGTCAAG AGCAAGATAAAGAGTGCTTCTATCCAGGTCATGGACATGGGCATGGAACACCCGGACGACCAGGAACACCAGGTACCCCAGGGACGCCAGGGAAGCCCGGAACACCCGGACAGGGTGCACATTTCCccgcaccaccaccaccacatCCACCAAGGCCTGGAAAACCAGGTACTCCCGGAACTCCAGGAACACCCGGAAAGCCTGGAGCACCAGGGCATCCAGCGCATCCAGTTCATCCGCCGCCACATAAACCACATCCCCCACCTAAACCAGCTCATCCACCACACAATGGAAGACCAGGAACACCAGGAACACCCGGTACACCAGGACTTCCTGGAACTCCGGGAGGATTTGTCCAAATGTATCCTGGTCAGGATGGAACACCAGGAACACCTGGAACTCCAGGTACACCAGGGCAGCCAGGATTTGGTGGATCAGGAGGTGGATTCATTCAAGGGTACCCTGGGCAAGATGGTAAACCAGGAACTCCTGGTACACCGGGTACACCAGGGCAGCCAGGATTTGGTGGATCAGGAGGTGGATTCATTCAAGCGTACCCTGGGCAGGATGGTAAACCAGGAACTCCTGGTACACCGGGTACTCCTGGACAGCCAGGATTTGGTGGATCAGGAGGTGGATTTATTCAAACGTATCCCGGACAGGATGGTTTGCCAGGAACCCCTGGAACACCAGGAACACCAGGACAACCAGGTTTTGCAGGAGCTGGAGGAGGATTTGTTCAGGTTTACCCTGGACAAGATGGGACACCAGGCACACCAGGAAAACCCGGAACACCAGGGACACCAGGAACACCCGGGCTGGCAGGAGGTGGCTTCATTCAGGCATATCCACCACAAAATGGTAGCCCGGGGACACCCGGAACACCTGGAACTCCTGGAACACCCGGAGGTCCTGGGGAATTTGTTCAATTTATCCCTGGTTCGCCAGGTAGCCCag GAACACCTGGAACTCCCGGAACACCCGGAACAGATGGTTTACCAGGCTACTTCCAACAGGACTTCTATGCTGAGGGTGCAATGGGCGTTCAACCACCACGTCCAATTCAAAATCCAAATCTCAATGTTGCCGTTTCCCAAATACCCATCTTCATTGTGCCATTCCCTCTTGCTATGGGCAGCATTAATGCTGGCGCCTGCCCGTGCTACTTCATGAACGGCGCCAATAGTACAAACAACCTCGGACAATTGttcggtggtggtggtgccAATTTACAGGGACAACAGCTCTATGGTTATGTGGGGCTTGTACCTCTTCTCTTCTTCCCATCGTGCAACAACACCCAAAATCCCGAGAATATTGGAAATCTCTTCTCTCAAGCCTACACCGTACCCTACCAGTGCAACCAATGCAGTCAGCAGCGTCAACGACGATCCTTGGAGATTGCCGATGATGTCACAACACTCGATAGTTTCAAGCAAGTCCTGGAATTGGCCAATATTGATCCCCGAACGAGCACTATTGTGGTGAAATCGCCAAAAAGGCGATCACTGCAGCGATATAGACACCCCGAAGATTTGGACGTCTAA
- the LOC129796042 gene encoding collagen alpha-1(III) chain-like isoform X2 — protein MDKFRTLSTIVTLLFIGTVLAKDKDNNEVIVSIDNNEKTQYHTANFDTSSYNYGYEVGPNGQFHHEIRGPDGVTYGCYGYIDPESHLRATHYVADENGYRVIEPENPVEIFPPGNGKKGITVEWKNLYLPKGCGMHEGGFAIGSVLKRLDTGGFQVVQPGEPHPGHTVDRPGVKGSAINRPLVLLENGDITVAGPGFKGIGYGRPGRPGTPGTPGTPGTPGGPGSEGGLIYGGTGGAGGTGGYGGAAGSGGTGGTGGTGGYGGGYGAGGFGGTGGSGGTGGYGGSGGTGGTGGTGGYGGGSGNYPSGYPGPPGTGGTGGTGGSGGTGGTPGKPGKPGHPGHPGTPGAGGYWQDGHWIADNSGQYHHMGGPNGPNGPGYVHVTGPMGGYGGNGGSGGTGGTGGTGGVGGIGPGGPNGPNGPNGPTGPTGPVGPSGPPGPPGTGGSGGTGGSGGSGGYGYGGEEPLTPQDTSPEPTGPEPSPEHINGPHGGDFSQGHGHGHGTPGRPGTPGTPGTPGKPGTPGQGAHFPAPPPPHPPRPGKPGTPGTPGTPGKPGAPGHPAHPVHPPPHKPHPPPKPAHPPHNGRPGTPGTPGTPGLPGTPGGFVQMYPGQDGTPGTPGTPGTPGQPGFGGSGGGFIQGYPGQDGKPGTPGTPGTPGQPGFGGSGGGFIQAYPGQDGKPGTPGTPGTPGQPGFGGSGGGFIQTYPGQDGLPGTPGTPGTPGQPGFAGAGGGFVQVYPGQDGTPGTPGKPGTPGTPGTPGLAGGGFIQAYPPQNGSPGTPGTPGTPGTPGGPGEFVQFIPGSPGSPGTPGTPGTPGTDGLPGYFQQDFYAEGAMGVQPPRPIQNPNLNVAVSQIPIFIVPFPLAMGSINAGACPCYFMNGANSTNNLGQLFGGGGANLQGQQLYGYVGLVPLLFFPSCNNTQNPENIGNLFSQAYTVPYQCNQCSQQRQRRSLEIADDVTTLDSFKQVLELANIDPRTSTIVVKSPKRRSLQRYRHPEDLDV, from the exons atggacaAGTTTAGGACATTGAGTACAATC GTGACCCTCCTATTTATTGGCACAGTGTTGGCCAAAGATAAGGATAACAACGAGGTCATCGTTTCAATTGACAACAACGAGAAGACACAGTACCATACGGCAAATTTCGACACAAGTTCCTACAACTATGGCTACGAAGTTGGACCCAATGGGCAGTTCCATCATGAAATTCGCGGGCCAGATGGTGTTACATACGGCTGCTATGGGTACATTGATCCTGAAAGTCATCTCCGGGCAACACACTACGTTGCCGATGAGAATGGATACCGTGTGATTGAGCCAGAAAATCCCGTAGAGATTTTCCCGCCAGGAAATGGGAAAAAGGGCATTACAGTTGAATGGAAGAATCTTTACCTTCCAAAAGGCTGTGGTATGCATGAAGGTGGTTTTGCCATTGGATCAGTACTGAAGAGACTAGACACCGGAGGATTTCAAGTG gtacAACCAGGTGAGCCTCATCCTGGTCACACAGTCGACCGTCCTGGGGTAAAGGGTTCAGCTATCAATCGACCACTTGTGCTTCTTGAGAATGGCGATATAACCGTGGCTGGTCCAGGGTTTAAGGGTATTGGGTATGGTAGACCAGGTCGTCCTGGAACTCCTGGCACTCCTGGAACGCCTGGAACACCCGGAGGTCCCGGATCTGAAGGTGGACTCATCTACGGTGGTACAGGAGGTGCTGGTGGTACAGGAGGATACGGAGGGGCAGCAGGAAGTGGTGGTACAGGCGGTACAGGAGGTACTGGCGGATACGGTGGTGGATATGGAGCTGGAGGTTTCGGTGGTACTGGAGGATCAGGCGGTACTGGTGGCTATGGAGGAAGCGGTGGAACCGGAGGCACAGGCGGAACTGGTGGATACGGTGGTGGCTCAGGAAATTATCCATCAG gttATCCCGGACCACCAGGAACAGGAGGAACCGGCGGTACAGGCGGTAGTGGAGGTACTGGTGGTACACCTGGCAAACCAGGAAAACCAGGCCATCCTGGACATCCCGGAACACCCGGTGCTGGTGGCTACTGGCAAGATGGCCATTGGATTGCCGACAATTCAGGTCAATATCACCATATGGGAGGACCCAATGGACCAAATGGGCCTGGATATGTGCACGTAACAGGTCCAATGGGTGGTTATGGCGGCAATGGAGGTAGCGGTGGAACAGGAGGTACCGGCGGAACCGGTGGCGTTGGTGGAATAGGTCCAGGTGGACCTAATGGACCTAATGGTCCCAATGGCCCTACTGGTCCAACTGGACCTGTTGGTCCTTCAGGACCACCTGGCCCACCTGGAACAGGAGGAAGCGGTGGTACTGGCGGATCAGGGGGTAGTGGCGGTTACGGTTACGGAGGAG aagaACCACTCACACCACAAGACACTTCACCAGAACCAACTGGCCCTGAGCCAAGCCCTGAGCACATCAATGGTCCTCATGGAGGTGATTTTAGTCAAG GTCATGGACATGGGCATGGAACACCCGGACGACCAGGAACACCAGGTACCCCAGGGACGCCAGGGAAGCCCGGAACACCCGGACAGGGTGCACATTTCCccgcaccaccaccaccacatCCACCAAGGCCTGGAAAACCAGGTACTCCCGGAACTCCAGGAACACCCGGAAAGCCTGGAGCACCAGGGCATCCAGCGCATCCAGTTCATCCGCCGCCACATAAACCACATCCCCCACCTAAACCAGCTCATCCACCACACAATGGAAGACCAGGAACACCAGGAACACCCGGTACACCAGGACTTCCTGGAACTCCGGGAGGATTTGTCCAAATGTATCCTGGTCAGGATGGAACACCAGGAACACCTGGAACTCCAGGTACACCAGGGCAGCCAGGATTTGGTGGATCAGGAGGTGGATTCATTCAAGGGTACCCTGGGCAAGATGGTAAACCAGGAACTCCTGGTACACCGGGTACACCAGGGCAGCCAGGATTTGGTGGATCAGGAGGTGGATTCATTCAAGCGTACCCTGGGCAGGATGGTAAACCAGGAACTCCTGGTACACCGGGTACTCCTGGACAGCCAGGATTTGGTGGATCAGGAGGTGGATTTATTCAAACGTATCCCGGACAGGATGGTTTGCCAGGAACCCCTGGAACACCAGGAACACCAGGACAACCAGGTTTTGCAGGAGCTGGAGGAGGATTTGTTCAGGTTTACCCTGGACAAGATGGGACACCAGGCACACCAGGAAAACCCGGAACACCAGGGACACCAGGAACACCCGGGCTGGCAGGAGGTGGCTTCATTCAGGCATATCCACCACAAAATGGTAGCCCGGGGACACCCGGAACACCTGGAACTCCTGGAACACCCGGAGGTCCTGGGGAATTTGTTCAATTTATCCCTGGTTCGCCAGGTAGCCCag GAACACCTGGAACTCCCGGAACACCCGGAACAGATGGTTTACCAGGCTACTTCCAACAGGACTTCTATGCTGAGGGTGCAATGGGCGTTCAACCACCACGTCCAATTCAAAATCCAAATCTCAATGTTGCCGTTTCCCAAATACCCATCTTCATTGTGCCATTCCCTCTTGCTATGGGCAGCATTAATGCTGGCGCCTGCCCGTGCTACTTCATGAACGGCGCCAATAGTACAAACAACCTCGGACAATTGttcggtggtggtggtgccAATTTACAGGGACAACAGCTCTATGGTTATGTGGGGCTTGTACCTCTTCTCTTCTTCCCATCGTGCAACAACACCCAAAATCCCGAGAATATTGGAAATCTCTTCTCTCAAGCCTACACCGTACCCTACCAGTGCAACCAATGCAGTCAGCAGCGTCAACGACGATCCTTGGAGATTGCCGATGATGTCACAACACTCGATAGTTTCAAGCAAGTCCTGGAATTGGCCAATATTGATCCCCGAACGAGCACTATTGTGGTGAAATCGCCAAAAAGGCGATCACTGCAGCGATATAGACACCCCGAAGATTTGGACGTCTAA
- the LOC129796042 gene encoding collagen alpha-5(IV) chain-like isoform X3, producing the protein MDKFRTLSTIVTLLFIGTVLAKDKDNNEVIVSIDNNEKTQYHTANFDTSSYNYGYEVGPNGQFHHEIRGPDGVTYGCYGYIDPESHLRATHYVADENGYRVIEPENPVEIFPPGNGKKGITVEWKNLYLPKGCGMHEGGFAIGSVLKRLDTGGFQVVQPGEPHPGHTVDRPGVKGSAINRPLVLLENGDITVAGPGFKGIGYGRPGRPGTPGTPGTPGTPGGPGSEGGLIYGGTGGAGGTGGYGGAAGSGGTGGTGGTGGYGGGYGAGGFGGTGGSGGTGGYGGSGGTGGTGGTGGYGGGSGNYPSGYPGPPGTGGTGGTGGSGGTGGTPGKPGKPGHPGHPGTPGAGGYWQDGHWIADNSGQYHHMGGPNGPNGPGYVHVTGPMGGYGGNGGSGGTGGTGGTGGVGGIGPGGPNGPNGPNGPTGPTGPVGPSGPPGPPGTGGSGGTGGSGGSGGYGYGGGHGHGHGTPGRPGTPGTPGTPGKPGTPGQGAHFPAPPPPHPPRPGKPGTPGTPGTPGKPGAPGHPAHPVHPPPHKPHPPPKPAHPPHNGRPGTPGTPGTPGLPGTPGGFVQMYPGQDGTPGTPGTPGTPGQPGFGGSGGGFIQGYPGQDGKPGTPGTPGTPGQPGFGGSGGGFIQAYPGQDGKPGTPGTPGTPGQPGFGGSGGGFIQTYPGQDGLPGTPGTPGTPGQPGFAGAGGGFVQVYPGQDGTPGTPGKPGTPGTPGTPGLAGGGFIQAYPPQNGSPGTPGTPGTPGTPGGPGEFVQFIPGSPGSPGTPGTPGTPGTDGLPGYFQQDFYAEGAMGVQPPRPIQNPNLNVAVSQIPIFIVPFPLAMGSINAGACPCYFMNGANSTNNLGQLFGGGGANLQGQQLYGYVGLVPLLFFPSCNNTQNPENIGNLFSQAYTVPYQCNQCSQQRQRRSLEIADDVTTLDSFKQVLELANIDPRTSTIVVKSPKRRSLQRYRHPEDLDV; encoded by the exons atggacaAGTTTAGGACATTGAGTACAATC GTGACCCTCCTATTTATTGGCACAGTGTTGGCCAAAGATAAGGATAACAACGAGGTCATCGTTTCAATTGACAACAACGAGAAGACACAGTACCATACGGCAAATTTCGACACAAGTTCCTACAACTATGGCTACGAAGTTGGACCCAATGGGCAGTTCCATCATGAAATTCGCGGGCCAGATGGTGTTACATACGGCTGCTATGGGTACATTGATCCTGAAAGTCATCTCCGGGCAACACACTACGTTGCCGATGAGAATGGATACCGTGTGATTGAGCCAGAAAATCCCGTAGAGATTTTCCCGCCAGGAAATGGGAAAAAGGGCATTACAGTTGAATGGAAGAATCTTTACCTTCCAAAAGGCTGTGGTATGCATGAAGGTGGTTTTGCCATTGGATCAGTACTGAAGAGACTAGACACCGGAGGATTTCAAGTG gtacAACCAGGTGAGCCTCATCCTGGTCACACAGTCGACCGTCCTGGGGTAAAGGGTTCAGCTATCAATCGACCACTTGTGCTTCTTGAGAATGGCGATATAACCGTGGCTGGTCCAGGGTTTAAGGGTATTGGGTATGGTAGACCAGGTCGTCCTGGAACTCCTGGCACTCCTGGAACGCCTGGAACACCCGGAGGTCCCGGATCTGAAGGTGGACTCATCTACGGTGGTACAGGAGGTGCTGGTGGTACAGGAGGATACGGAGGGGCAGCAGGAAGTGGTGGTACAGGCGGTACAGGAGGTACTGGCGGATACGGTGGTGGATATGGAGCTGGAGGTTTCGGTGGTACTGGAGGATCAGGCGGTACTGGTGGCTATGGAGGAAGCGGTGGAACCGGAGGCACAGGCGGAACTGGTGGATACGGTGGTGGCTCAGGAAATTATCCATCAG gttATCCCGGACCACCAGGAACAGGAGGAACCGGCGGTACAGGCGGTAGTGGAGGTACTGGTGGTACACCTGGCAAACCAGGAAAACCAGGCCATCCTGGACATCCCGGAACACCCGGTGCTGGTGGCTACTGGCAAGATGGCCATTGGATTGCCGACAATTCAGGTCAATATCACCATATGGGAGGACCCAATGGACCAAATGGGCCTGGATATGTGCACGTAACAGGTCCAATGGGTGGTTATGGCGGCAATGGAGGTAGCGGTGGAACAGGAGGTACCGGCGGAACCGGTGGCGTTGGTGGAATAGGTCCAGGTGGACCTAATGGACCTAATGGTCCCAATGGCCCTACTGGTCCAACTGGACCTGTTGGTCCTTCAGGACCACCTGGCCCACCTGGAACAGGAGGAAGCGGTGGTACTGGCGGATCAGGGGGTAGTGGCGGTTACGGTTACGGAGGAG GTCATGGACATGGGCATGGAACACCCGGACGACCAGGAACACCAGGTACCCCAGGGACGCCAGGGAAGCCCGGAACACCCGGACAGGGTGCACATTTCCccgcaccaccaccaccacatCCACCAAGGCCTGGAAAACCAGGTACTCCCGGAACTCCAGGAACACCCGGAAAGCCTGGAGCACCAGGGCATCCAGCGCATCCAGTTCATCCGCCGCCACATAAACCACATCCCCCACCTAAACCAGCTCATCCACCACACAATGGAAGACCAGGAACACCAGGAACACCCGGTACACCAGGACTTCCTGGAACTCCGGGAGGATTTGTCCAAATGTATCCTGGTCAGGATGGAACACCAGGAACACCTGGAACTCCAGGTACACCAGGGCAGCCAGGATTTGGTGGATCAGGAGGTGGATTCATTCAAGGGTACCCTGGGCAAGATGGTAAACCAGGAACTCCTGGTACACCGGGTACACCAGGGCAGCCAGGATTTGGTGGATCAGGAGGTGGATTCATTCAAGCGTACCCTGGGCAGGATGGTAAACCAGGAACTCCTGGTACACCGGGTACTCCTGGACAGCCAGGATTTGGTGGATCAGGAGGTGGATTTATTCAAACGTATCCCGGACAGGATGGTTTGCCAGGAACCCCTGGAACACCAGGAACACCAGGACAACCAGGTTTTGCAGGAGCTGGAGGAGGATTTGTTCAGGTTTACCCTGGACAAGATGGGACACCAGGCACACCAGGAAAACCCGGAACACCAGGGACACCAGGAACACCCGGGCTGGCAGGAGGTGGCTTCATTCAGGCATATCCACCACAAAATGGTAGCCCGGGGACACCCGGAACACCTGGAACTCCTGGAACACCCGGAGGTCCTGGGGAATTTGTTCAATTTATCCCTGGTTCGCCAGGTAGCCCag GAACACCTGGAACTCCCGGAACACCCGGAACAGATGGTTTACCAGGCTACTTCCAACAGGACTTCTATGCTGAGGGTGCAATGGGCGTTCAACCACCACGTCCAATTCAAAATCCAAATCTCAATGTTGCCGTTTCCCAAATACCCATCTTCATTGTGCCATTCCCTCTTGCTATGGGCAGCATTAATGCTGGCGCCTGCCCGTGCTACTTCATGAACGGCGCCAATAGTACAAACAACCTCGGACAATTGttcggtggtggtggtgccAATTTACAGGGACAACAGCTCTATGGTTATGTGGGGCTTGTACCTCTTCTCTTCTTCCCATCGTGCAACAACACCCAAAATCCCGAGAATATTGGAAATCTCTTCTCTCAAGCCTACACCGTACCCTACCAGTGCAACCAATGCAGTCAGCAGCGTCAACGACGATCCTTGGAGATTGCCGATGATGTCACAACACTCGATAGTTTCAAGCAAGTCCTGGAATTGGCCAATATTGATCCCCGAACGAGCACTATTGTGGTGAAATCGCCAAAAAGGCGATCACTGCAGCGATATAGACACCCCGAAGATTTGGACGTCTAA